In the Topomyia yanbarensis strain Yona2022 chromosome 3, ASM3024719v1, whole genome shotgun sequence genome, one interval contains:
- the LOC131691322 gene encoding protein G12-like → MRSPNTNAAGSQKVLASSLYAILSFCSLLRYQILAYQLPAVPIRHIDEQPSHHLQQDIMDFLDLIPFADVHSLMQYYYHYDAEVENAFDYVCSEDYSQIKLEIVKLNEVRSFRRYLDNIGFSVEHVWQELSARFNVDDIFAEPDETIRNLNLTTQGLNGLVDDILALLPQDEIILLFFDKLETSNDFSYFFEQIGSGEFENVLSMLQSSQQLRILLWRLQRHGFDIPGWIQQIQRYFSFSSF, encoded by the exons ATGAGGTCACCGAACACGAATGCAGCGGGAAGCCAGAAAGTTCTCGCGTCATCGCTGTATGCAATATTGTCGTTTTGTTCGCTGCTCCGGTATCAGATATTGGCCTACCAGCTACCAGCGGTGCCGATTCGGCACATTGATGAGCAACCGTCTCACCATCTGCAGCAGGACATAATGGACTTCCTCGACTTGATTCCGTTCGCGGACGTGCACTCGCTAATGCAGTACTACTATCACTATGACGCCGAGGTGGAGAATGCCTTTGACTATGTCTGCAGCGAGGACTACTCGCAGATAAAGCTGGAAATTGTGAAACTAAACGAGGTGCGAAGTTTCCGCCGTTACCTGGACAACATTGGCTTCAGCGTGGAGCACGTCTGGCAGGAGCTGAGTGCACGATTCAACGTGGATGATATCTTTGCCGAGCCGGACGAGACAATACGCAATT TGAATCTAACCACCCAGGGACTGAACGGATTAGTCGATGACATATTAGCACTGCTGCCACAGGACGAGATAATCCTGCTTTTCTTCGACAAACTGGAAACCAGCAATGATTTCTCGTACTTTTTCGAACAGATCGGCAGCGGGGAGTTCGAGAACGTACTCAGTATGCTGCAG AGTTCGCAGCAGCTGAGGATCTTACTGTGGAGATTGCAGCGACATGGCTTCGATATTCCCGGCTGGATTCAGCAAATTCAACGATATTTTAGTTTCAGTAGTTTTTAG